The following proteins are co-located in the Micromonospora coriariae genome:
- a CDS encoding branched-chain amino acid ABC transporter permease, with product MRDEVIRWVRGGIAALVLAGLVVAPWVVDDYTAAILARTLALALVGVSVALLTGVAGMPTLGQTAPYAAGAYACAVLGSQISDVGVVQVAVAAGAGALLAALTVPLVVPARGVIVLMITLAIGELVVTVLGRWRSVTGGTDGLAGLSPVRPFWGLPVLASDQARYLYTLVVVATLVGAVLLLLRTRFGLLLRAGRDDETRLRASGHRVPLHLSGAHIVAGAIAGAAGSLLVVAQQYISPADFGFDTSALLLLGVVIGGTASVGGALVGAALVIAVRDWLFGVLPGHAPLVLGALFVATVYLLPTGVHRAPRLRGRVRPPTAPPSRQDAPATRDHAPVPELRG from the coding sequence ATGAGGGACGAGGTGATCCGTTGGGTACGCGGCGGTATCGCGGCACTCGTGCTGGCCGGCCTGGTCGTGGCGCCCTGGGTGGTCGACGACTACACCGCGGCGATCCTCGCCCGGACGCTGGCGCTGGCCCTGGTCGGGGTGAGCGTGGCGCTGCTCACCGGCGTCGCCGGCATGCCCACCCTCGGCCAGACCGCACCGTACGCGGCCGGTGCCTACGCCTGCGCCGTGCTCGGCAGCCAGATCTCCGACGTCGGCGTCGTGCAGGTCGCCGTCGCGGCGGGCGCCGGGGCGTTGCTGGCCGCGTTGACCGTGCCGCTGGTCGTCCCCGCCCGAGGGGTGATCGTCCTGATGATCACCCTGGCCATCGGTGAACTCGTCGTGACCGTCCTGGGCCGGTGGCGGTCGGTGACCGGCGGCACGGACGGGCTGGCCGGCCTGTCCCCGGTCCGCCCGTTCTGGGGCCTGCCGGTCCTCGCCAGCGACCAGGCGCGCTACCTGTACACGCTGGTCGTCGTGGCCACCCTGGTCGGCGCGGTGCTGCTCCTGCTGCGTACCCGGTTCGGGTTGCTGCTGCGTGCCGGCCGCGACGACGAGACGCGGCTGCGGGCCAGCGGGCACCGGGTGCCGCTGCACCTGTCCGGCGCGCACATCGTCGCCGGGGCGATCGCCGGTGCCGCCGGCTCACTGCTGGTCGTCGCCCAGCAGTACATTTCGCCCGCCGATTTCGGCTTCGACACCTCCGCGCTGCTGCTGCTCGGTGTCGTCATCGGTGGTACCGCCTCGGTTGGTGGCGCCCTGGTGGGCGCAGCGCTCGTCATCGCCGTCCGGGACTGGCTGTTCGGGGTGCTGCCCGGCCACGCGCCACTGGTGCTGGGCGCACTGTTCGTCGCGACGGTCTACCTGCTGCCGACCGGCGTCCACCGTGCCCCGAGATTGCGCGGCAGGGTGCGCCCGCCGACCGCCCCGCCGAGCCGGCAAGACGCCCCGGCCACCCGTGACCACGCCCCGGTACCGGAGCTACGCGGATGA
- a CDS encoding branched-chain amino acid ABC transporter permease translates to MIAVAAGTNRIDPYLIPALDGVAYGLLVFVAASGLVICFGVANILNLAHGTLYAIGGYTAAALLDGGWASLALALAVGVLAAAAAGVLLAGLLTPVATGNHLTQALLTFGVALAGGSLLVAGFGPDDPQVQVPAALDGSVVVAGHRYAAYRLVFIVVAAVLAAALYLVVRRTRAGMLVRAAVDDAEMVACMGVSPARIRAGVLAAAGALAGAAGVLGAPIIGPGADTADTVLLLSLVVVVLGGLGSMAGTLLAALAIGEIQTLGVALLPSAAPFLLFAAMAAVLAVRARGFATNRRAT, encoded by the coding sequence GTGATCGCGGTGGCGGCCGGCACGAATCGGATCGACCCGTACCTGATCCCGGCGCTGGACGGGGTCGCCTACGGGCTGCTCGTCTTCGTCGCGGCGTCGGGTCTGGTCATCTGTTTCGGCGTCGCCAACATCCTCAACCTGGCGCACGGCACGCTCTACGCGATCGGCGGGTACACCGCCGCCGCCCTGCTCGACGGCGGCTGGGCGAGCCTGGCGTTGGCGCTGGCGGTCGGTGTGCTGGCCGCCGCCGCGGCCGGTGTGCTGCTGGCCGGCCTGCTCACACCTGTCGCCACGGGCAACCACCTCACCCAGGCGCTGCTGACCTTCGGGGTGGCGCTGGCCGGCGGCAGCCTGCTCGTCGCCGGCTTCGGACCCGACGATCCGCAGGTCCAGGTCCCCGCCGCCCTGGACGGGTCGGTCGTCGTCGCCGGCCACCGCTACGCCGCGTACCGGCTGGTGTTCATCGTCGTGGCCGCGGTGCTCGCCGCCGCGCTCTACCTCGTGGTGCGGCGTACCCGGGCCGGGATGCTGGTCCGGGCGGCCGTCGACGACGCGGAGATGGTCGCCTGCATGGGCGTCAGTCCCGCGCGGATCCGGGCCGGTGTGCTCGCCGCCGCCGGCGCGCTGGCCGGCGCGGCCGGGGTCCTGGGTGCGCCCATCATCGGCCCCGGCGCGGACACCGCCGACACCGTGCTGCTGCTGTCCCTGGTGGTCGTCGTCCTCGGTGGCCTCGGGTCGATGGCGGGCACCCTGCTCGCCGCGCTCGCAATCGGGGAGATCCAGACCCTGGGAGTGGCGCTGCTGCCGTCCGCCGCACCGTTCCTGCTGTTCGCCGCCATGGCGGCCGTCCTCGCCGTGCGGGCGCGTGGCTTCGCCACCAACCGGAGGGCGACATGA
- a CDS encoding ABC transporter ATP-binding protein, with the protein MTGLLSAQDVSVRYGSLAALAGVDLCIHDGQRHALIGPNGAGKTTLLDVIGGSTRPHRGTVRFNGRDVSRLGPAARARRGINRIHQRPAVFPTLTATENVVVAALPRVDRRRGWWPGGHRRAAQHRAGPLLDQMGLADVAAVQAGHLAHGQRRQLEIAMALAGRPRLLLLDEPAAGLSATEVGRLIELLRALPRAVAVLLVEHRLDLVYALSDTVTVLRDGRTLAAGTPDEIRTSPLVRQAYADGVS; encoded by the coding sequence ATGACCGGCCTGCTCAGCGCCCAGGATGTCAGCGTGCGCTACGGCTCGCTCGCCGCGCTCGCCGGCGTCGACCTGTGCATCCACGACGGTCAGCGGCACGCCCTCATCGGCCCCAACGGAGCCGGCAAGACGACGCTGCTCGACGTCATCGGCGGGTCGACGAGGCCACACCGAGGCACTGTGCGGTTCAACGGACGCGACGTCAGCCGGCTGGGCCCGGCGGCGCGGGCCCGCCGAGGCATCAACCGGATACACCAACGGCCCGCGGTGTTTCCCACGCTCACCGCGACGGAGAACGTCGTGGTCGCCGCGCTGCCCCGGGTCGACCGGCGCCGCGGGTGGTGGCCCGGCGGGCACCGACGTGCCGCCCAGCACCGGGCTGGCCCGCTGCTGGACCAGATGGGCCTGGCCGACGTCGCGGCGGTGCAGGCCGGCCACCTCGCACACGGGCAACGACGCCAGTTGGAGATCGCGATGGCCCTTGCCGGTCGCCCCCGCCTGCTGCTGCTCGACGAACCGGCGGCCGGGCTGTCCGCCACCGAGGTCGGCCGGCTGATCGAGCTGCTCCGGGCACTGCCCAGGGCGGTCGCCGTGTTGCTTGTCGAACATCGACTGGACCTGGTGTACGCCCTGTCCGACACGGTCACCGTGCTGCGCGACGGCCGGACGTTGGCCGCCGGGACGCCCGACGAGATCCGTACCTCGCCGCTGGTGCGGCAGGCCTATGCCGACGGGGTGTCCTGA
- a CDS encoding acylase: MTAAQRLGAAGVVLGLVVAGLSTPPAGAHQRDHGYSAEIRRASYGVPHITATSYANLGFGVGYVQAEDNLCVIAEKVVTVNGERSRYFGATGPTDANVRSDLFFRKAIDDRAVEGLLDGRRDGVHSPSDDVRDQIRGFVAGYNSYLRRTGAAKLTDPACRAKPWVRPITELDIWRTTWASMVRAGSRAVLDGIVAAAPPTATGPAAVQDAPGAAAVLAASDGAPAGVGSNAYGLGDAATANRGGMVLANPHFPWDGAERFYRMHLKVPGRYDVEGAALIGDPIVEIGHNRTLAWSHTVSTARRFVWHRLALVPGDPTSYYLDGKPRKMTTRTVTVQVPGPNGGTVPVSRTFHDTHFGPVVVVPGTFDWTAGTAYAITDINATNNRAFDGWLQMGRAKTVRDLKRVLDRYQFLPWVNVIAADARGEALYADHSVVPRVTDALAAACIPAPFQPLYASSGQAVLDGSRSACALGADPDAAVPGILGPANLPVRFRTDYVTNSNDSYWLANPQAPLEGYARIIGDERTPRSLRTRLGLDQVQQRLAGTDGLPGRGFTADRLWRTVFGNRVYGGELVRDDLVALCTAQPTGTASNGATVDLRAACTALARWDLHADLNSRGAHLFTEFVLANGLRFADTFAASDPVRTPRRLDTTNPGVRTALADAVQRLAGIPLDARLGDIQTEPRGDRRIPIHGGRAEAGIFNMIINNRVPGVGYPKVVHGSSFVMAVELGPHGPSGRQILTYSQSTNPNSPWYGDQTALYSGKGWDTIKYTEAQIKADPNLRTYRVSEGRHH, encoded by the coding sequence GTGACAGCAGCACAACGCCTCGGCGCGGCGGGGGTGGTCCTGGGCCTGGTCGTGGCCGGGTTGAGTACGCCTCCGGCCGGCGCGCACCAGCGCGATCACGGCTACTCGGCCGAGATCCGCCGCGCGTCCTACGGCGTCCCGCACATCACCGCCACGAGCTACGCCAACCTCGGCTTCGGGGTGGGGTACGTGCAGGCGGAGGACAACCTCTGCGTGATCGCCGAGAAGGTGGTGACGGTCAACGGCGAGCGCTCCCGCTACTTCGGCGCGACCGGCCCGACCGACGCGAACGTGCGCAGCGACCTGTTCTTCCGCAAGGCCATCGACGACCGAGCGGTGGAGGGGCTGCTCGACGGCCGCCGCGACGGCGTGCACTCGCCGTCCGACGACGTCCGCGACCAGATCCGCGGCTTCGTCGCCGGCTACAACTCCTACCTACGCCGCACAGGTGCGGCGAAGCTCACCGACCCGGCGTGCCGGGCCAAGCCGTGGGTGCGCCCGATCACCGAGCTGGACATCTGGCGTACCACCTGGGCCAGCATGGTCCGGGCCGGCTCCCGCGCGGTGCTCGACGGGATCGTCGCCGCCGCGCCGCCCACCGCCACCGGCCCGGCTGCCGTCCAGGACGCGCCCGGCGCGGCGGCGGTGCTCGCCGCCAGCGACGGCGCGCCCGCCGGGGTGGGCAGCAACGCGTACGGGCTGGGCGACGCGGCGACCGCCAACCGGGGCGGCATGGTGCTGGCCAACCCGCACTTTCCATGGGACGGCGCGGAACGCTTCTACCGGATGCACCTCAAGGTGCCCGGCCGGTACGACGTCGAGGGCGCCGCGCTCATCGGCGATCCGATCGTCGAGATCGGGCACAACCGCACCCTCGCGTGGAGTCACACAGTCTCCACCGCCCGCCGGTTCGTGTGGCACCGCCTCGCGCTGGTCCCGGGCGACCCCACGTCCTACTACCTGGACGGCAAGCCGCGAAAGATGACCACCCGCACGGTCACCGTCCAGGTGCCCGGTCCGAACGGAGGCACGGTACCGGTCAGCCGGACCTTCCACGACACCCACTTCGGGCCGGTCGTGGTGGTGCCCGGCACCTTCGACTGGACCGCCGGCACCGCGTACGCCATCACCGACATCAACGCCACCAACAACCGGGCCTTCGACGGCTGGTTGCAGATGGGCCGCGCCAAGACGGTCCGCGACCTGAAGAGGGTGCTCGACCGCTACCAGTTCCTGCCCTGGGTCAACGTGATCGCCGCCGACGCCCGCGGTGAGGCGCTCTACGCCGACCACTCGGTGGTGCCCCGGGTGACCGACGCCCTCGCCGCCGCCTGCATCCCGGCGCCGTTCCAGCCGCTCTACGCCAGCAGCGGCCAGGCCGTCCTGGACGGCTCCCGGTCGGCCTGCGCGCTCGGCGCCGACCCGGACGCCGCCGTGCCCGGCATCCTCGGCCCGGCGAACCTGCCTGTCCGCTTCCGCACCGACTACGTCACCAACTCCAACGACAGCTACTGGCTGGCCAACCCGCAGGCCCCGCTCGAGGGCTACGCGCGGATCATCGGCGACGAACGCACCCCGCGCAGCCTGCGGACCCGTCTCGGCCTCGACCAGGTGCAGCAGCGCCTCGCCGGCACCGATGGGCTGCCGGGGCGCGGGTTCACCGCCGACCGGCTGTGGCGGACGGTCTTCGGCAACCGGGTGTACGGCGGTGAACTGGTCCGCGACGACCTGGTGGCGCTCTGCACCGCCCAGCCCACCGGCACCGCGTCGAACGGCGCGACCGTCGATCTGCGTGCCGCCTGCACCGCACTGGCCCGCTGGGACCTGCACGCCGACCTGAACAGCCGCGGCGCCCACCTGTTCACCGAGTTCGTCCTGGCCAACGGGCTGCGCTTCGCCGACACCTTCGCCGCCAGCGATCCGGTGCGCACGCCGCGCCGGCTCGACACCACCAACCCGGGCGTCCGCACCGCGCTCGCCGACGCGGTGCAGCGCCTCGCCGGCATCCCGCTCGACGCCCGTCTCGGCGACATCCAGACCGAGCCGCGCGGCGACCGGCGTATCCCGATCCATGGTGGACGGGCCGAGGCCGGCATCTTCAACATGATCATCAACAATCGGGTGCCGGGCGTCGGCTACCCGAAGGTGGTGCACGGCTCGTCGTTCGTGATGGCCGTCGAGCTGGGCCCGCACGGACCGTCCGGGCGGCAGATCCTGACCTACTCCCAGTCGACCAACCCGAACTCCCCCTGGTACGGCGACCAGACCGCGCTCTACTCCGGGAAGGGCTGGGACACGATCAAGTACACCGAGGCCCAGATCAAGGCCGACCCGAACCTGCGCACGTACCGGGTGAGCGAGGGCCGCCACCACTGA
- a CDS encoding class I SAM-dependent methyltransferase → MATATTDGAYTFDNGSPDAVPQMQALESFLDPITMRRLARPVLRLGARCWEVGAGGGSMARRIARAVGEDGHVLATDIDPTHLVAEGNLHVRQHDVRTEPPPGNAFDLIHARLVLLHLPDRRRVLRTLAGALAPGGWLVVEEFDCTAPLRVLTAPSDDAAKLFAQVMDTMMGVLQEHGADLGWAQDVHTEMALAGLTDLDTITHSQSWVGGSTGTSLYDTNSRQLEPDLLAAGLSPNQLHAFRRLVRDPGFAVMSYHFVSTRGRLPG, encoded by the coding sequence ATGGCAACCGCTACCACCGATGGCGCGTACACCTTTGACAACGGCTCGCCGGACGCCGTCCCGCAGATGCAGGCGCTGGAGTCCTTCCTGGATCCGATCACGATGCGTCGCCTGGCCCGCCCGGTGCTGCGCCTGGGGGCGAGGTGCTGGGAGGTCGGTGCCGGCGGGGGCTCGATGGCCCGGCGGATCGCCCGGGCGGTCGGCGAGGACGGTCACGTGCTGGCCACCGACATCGACCCCACGCATCTCGTGGCCGAGGGCAACCTGCACGTACGCCAGCACGACGTCCGTACCGAACCGCCACCCGGGAACGCGTTCGACCTGATCCACGCCCGGCTGGTGCTGCTGCACCTGCCGGACCGACGACGGGTCCTGCGCACGCTCGCCGGCGCGCTGGCTCCCGGCGGATGGCTGGTGGTCGAGGAGTTCGACTGCACCGCGCCACTGCGGGTGCTGACCGCGCCGAGCGACGACGCGGCGAAGCTCTTCGCGCAGGTGATGGACACCATGATGGGTGTCCTGCAGGAGCACGGCGCCGACCTGGGGTGGGCGCAGGACGTGCACACCGAGATGGCCCTCGCCGGTCTGACCGACCTCGACACCATCACCCACTCGCAGAGCTGGGTCGGCGGTTCGACCGGGACGTCGCTCTACGACACGAACTCCCGCCAGTTGGAGCCGGACCTGCTCGCGGCGGGCCTGTCCCCCAACCAACTGCACGCGTTCCGCCGGCTGGTCCGCGACCCCGGGTTCGCCGTCATGTCGTACCACTTCGTCTCCACGCGAGGCCGCCTGCCGGGCTGA
- a CDS encoding sensor histidine kinase has protein sequence MRLIVAAPLVAVIGFAGLALTESARQTSRASDLEVLARLGAEAGDLAYRLQRERIAAADLLTYAAPEQQDAFAAEMAATDDAVGRYRRQRDRVPADTDANRPLLRRIDTALDGLAPLRTQVRTAAHASVSAMTFSYRIAIADLINFRENVSHGVVNAQLADGIRASAALSKTAEAIGQQQVAVLRAVAAGELTPAMQQDITAARTSYTESSLSFLALAPPDWSLWWDQVGTGKEALVLQRMQDEVSRAQPGTRLRLATDSWVSTTQERAARLSELRGRVDDAVLDDVRAAHADQRRRAVAEAVGVLLALLLTALVTWAVARQITRRLRRLRDAANAVAFEQLPAVVARLQQPGSAAVDPNELARQQSTAALEPSSADEIGELGQAFSAVHRAAVRTAAEQAVMRANTADIFIHLSRREQRLVDAVLAQVDLVERDETDPDRLHQLYTLDNLATRMGRINASLLVLGGVGVGRVRQHDVPLQQVLQAALSQIEHYARIRLGMVDGDVAVAAKSVDEVVHLLAELMDNATTYSPPGSEAWVTGRSLGDRVIVQISDEGVGLSPQRLQQLNELLARPPAIDVAAVRAMGLVVVGQLAARLGASVQLRRGPRRGTLAEATLPAAMIRSLPPEEYLLAPGRLSRRAARTTNPPPPYQPRPQPTAGHPPAERTLPAAPVFRPAPTRTDRGEAPTEELLIFEQVNHWFHTDVVNGHDGREWSSPADDAWRTAAQAHAPEVATTTTSGLPKRQPQRHLVPGGVTVPQQQQRSEYRDPAQVATAMAAYARGVATRRRTPINLGNK, from the coding sequence ATGCGCCTCATCGTCGCGGCACCGCTGGTCGCCGTGATCGGGTTCGCCGGCCTGGCGCTGACCGAGAGCGCGCGCCAGACGAGCCGCGCCAGCGACCTGGAGGTGCTGGCGCGTCTCGGCGCCGAAGCCGGTGACCTGGCCTACCGGCTGCAACGCGAGCGCATCGCCGCCGCCGACCTGCTCACCTACGCCGCACCGGAGCAGCAGGACGCCTTCGCCGCGGAGATGGCCGCCACCGACGACGCCGTCGGCCGCTACCGCCGGCAGCGCGACCGGGTGCCCGCCGACACGGACGCCAACCGGCCCCTCCTGCGACGCATCGACACGGCCCTGGACGGCCTCGCCCCGCTGCGTACCCAGGTGCGCACGGCGGCGCACGCCTCGGTGTCGGCGATGACCTTCAGCTACCGCATCGCGATCGCCGACCTGATCAATTTCCGCGAGAACGTCTCGCACGGGGTGGTCAACGCTCAACTCGCCGACGGGATCCGAGCCTCGGCGGCACTGTCGAAGACGGCGGAGGCGATCGGTCAGCAGCAGGTCGCCGTGCTCCGCGCCGTCGCGGCCGGCGAGCTGACCCCCGCCATGCAGCAGGACATCACCGCCGCCCGCACCAGCTACACCGAATCGAGCCTGTCGTTCCTCGCCCTGGCCCCACCCGACTGGAGCCTCTGGTGGGACCAGGTCGGCACCGGCAAGGAAGCACTCGTACTGCAACGGATGCAGGACGAGGTGTCCCGGGCCCAGCCGGGGACGCGACTGCGACTGGCGACCGACTCCTGGGTGTCCACGACGCAGGAGCGTGCCGCACGCCTCTCCGAGCTGCGGGGCCGGGTCGACGACGCGGTGCTCGACGACGTCCGGGCCGCGCACGCCGACCAGCGCCGCCGGGCGGTCGCCGAGGCCGTCGGCGTCCTCCTGGCGCTGCTGCTGACCGCGCTGGTGACCTGGGCCGTCGCCCGGCAGATCACCCGGCGGTTGCGTCGCCTGCGCGACGCGGCCAACGCCGTCGCGTTCGAGCAGCTCCCCGCCGTGGTGGCCCGGCTCCAGCAGCCGGGCAGCGCCGCCGTCGACCCCAACGAGCTGGCCCGCCAGCAGTCCACCGCCGCCCTCGAACCATCCAGTGCCGACGAGATCGGCGAGCTGGGCCAGGCGTTCAGCGCAGTGCACCGGGCCGCCGTGCGGACCGCCGCCGAACAGGCGGTCATGCGTGCCAACACCGCCGACATCTTCATCCACCTGAGCCGCCGCGAGCAGCGGCTGGTCGACGCCGTCCTGGCCCAGGTCGATCTGGTCGAGCGGGACGAGACCGACCCCGACCGGCTCCACCAGCTCTACACACTGGACAACCTGGCCACCCGGATGGGACGGATCAACGCCAGCCTGCTGGTGCTCGGCGGCGTCGGCGTGGGTCGGGTACGCCAGCACGACGTGCCGCTGCAACAGGTGCTCCAGGCGGCGTTGTCCCAGATCGAGCACTACGCGCGGATCCGGCTCGGCATGGTCGACGGGGACGTCGCCGTCGCGGCCAAGTCCGTCGACGAGGTCGTGCACCTGCTCGCCGAACTCATGGACAACGCGACGACGTACTCGCCGCCGGGCAGCGAGGCGTGGGTGACCGGCCGGAGCCTGGGAGACCGGGTCATCGTCCAGATCAGCGACGAGGGCGTGGGCCTGTCCCCGCAACGGCTGCAGCAGCTCAACGAACTGCTGGCCCGCCCGCCGGCCATCGACGTCGCCGCCGTACGCGCGATGGGGCTGGTCGTCGTGGGCCAGCTCGCGGCCCGGTTGGGGGCGAGCGTCCAACTGCGACGCGGCCCCCGACGCGGCACCCTCGCCGAGGCGACGCTGCCCGCCGCGATGATCCGGTCGCTGCCACCGGAGGAGTACCTGCTCGCACCCGGCCGGCTGTCCCGCCGGGCGGCCCGTACGACCAACCCGCCACCGCCGTACCAGCCGCGCCCGCAACCCACCGCGGGGCACCCCCCGGCCGAGCGGACCCTGCCGGCGGCGCCGGTGTTCCGACCCGCTCCCACACGCACGGACCGGGGTGAGGCGCCGACCGAGGAGCTCCTCATCTTCGAACAGGTGAACCACTGGTTCCACACCGATGTCGTCAACGGTCACGACGGCCGGGAGTGGTCGAGTCCGGCCGACGACGCCTGGCGTACCGCCGCCCAGGCGCACGCCCCCGAGGTCGCCACGACGACCACGTCCGGCCTGCCCAAACGACAACCGCAACGGCATCTCGTGCCCGGTGGCGTCACAGTGCCGCAGCAGCAGCAACGGTCCGAATACCGCGACCCGGCCCAGGTGGCGACGGCGATGGCCGCGTACGCGCGCGGAGTGGCGACCCGACGACGCACCCCGATCAACCTCGGCAACAAATGA
- a CDS encoding roadblock/LC7 domain-containing protein: MSDQQDLGWLLDNFAARATEVSHAIAISSDGLMVAATRDLPPDRADQLAATGSGLVSLLRGAAAFFDAGAVISNVTQLEGGFMFSMAFNDGASLLVLAAPECDVGKVSYEMTELANRIGDALTPAARAALARSR, from the coding sequence GTGAGCGACCAACAGGATCTCGGCTGGCTGCTGGACAACTTCGCCGCGCGCGCGACCGAGGTGAGCCACGCGATCGCCATCTCCAGCGACGGTCTGATGGTGGCCGCCACGCGCGACCTGCCGCCGGACCGCGCCGACCAGCTCGCCGCGACGGGCAGTGGGCTGGTCAGCCTGCTGCGGGGCGCGGCGGCGTTCTTCGACGCCGGAGCGGTGATCTCCAACGTCACACAGCTCGAAGGCGGGTTCATGTTCTCGATGGCCTTCAACGATGGCGCCTCGCTGCTGGTCCTCGCCGCACCGGAGTGTGACGTGGGCAAGGTCTCCTACGAGATGACCGAACTGGCCAACCGGATCGGAGACGCGCTGACCCCCGCGGCCCGAGCTGCCCTGGCCCGCAGCCGCTGA
- a CDS encoding ABC transporter substrate-binding protein, with translation MPLTTPRRSRALTASLLALVLGVGTACGDDGPGTSASGSIKIGLLASLSGTYQAVGTEIRDGFQLYLDTHDGKLGGRQVDLVVADEGNGAQTAVPAATKLLKQDRVVALTGIVGGGSVAGVTPLLAETKVPLVGSNGRPELKDVSRVWHTSYLSDEPGAAIAQHVRDNVQGSVYAIGPDYQGGWDELRGFTDAFAKAGGKLANPDGKTTFTPFPATTNFTPYFARIKASGAAAVYTFYAGSAAVDFVKQYAQSEIKDVPLYAAGFLTEGGVLNAQGEAARDIYSVLNYSPDLDNAENRAFVAAWKGKHDGSPTTYALASYDAAAVLDRAIGAAGSDPTPEAINKAIGQLGQIASPRGTWQFSTATHSPVQKWYLRQVRQDGRALSNTVVGDLATIGR, from the coding sequence ATGCCTCTCACCACCCCTCGGCGCAGCCGTGCCCTCACCGCAAGCCTCCTCGCGCTCGTACTGGGCGTCGGCACGGCCTGCGGCGACGACGGGCCCGGCACGAGTGCCAGCGGATCGATAAAGATCGGCCTGCTCGCGTCACTGTCCGGGACGTACCAGGCCGTCGGCACGGAGATCCGCGACGGCTTCCAGCTCTACCTGGACACCCACGACGGCAAGCTCGGCGGCCGCCAGGTCGACCTCGTCGTCGCCGACGAGGGCAACGGCGCCCAGACCGCGGTGCCCGCGGCGACCAAACTGCTCAAGCAGGACCGCGTGGTAGCGCTCACCGGCATCGTCGGTGGCGGCTCGGTCGCCGGGGTCACCCCGCTGCTCGCCGAGACCAAGGTGCCGCTCGTCGGCTCCAACGGCCGGCCCGAGCTCAAGGACGTCTCCCGGGTCTGGCACACCTCGTACCTCTCCGACGAGCCCGGGGCGGCGATCGCCCAGCACGTCCGGGACAACGTGCAGGGCTCGGTGTACGCGATCGGCCCGGACTACCAGGGCGGGTGGGACGAGCTGCGCGGCTTCACCGACGCGTTCGCCAAGGCCGGTGGGAAGCTCGCCAACCCCGATGGCAAGACGACGTTCACCCCGTTCCCGGCGACCACCAACTTCACCCCGTACTTCGCCCGGATCAAGGCTTCTGGCGCGGCGGCCGTCTACACCTTCTACGCCGGCAGCGCCGCTGTCGACTTCGTCAAGCAGTACGCGCAGTCCGAGATCAAGGACGTCCCGCTGTACGCGGCCGGGTTCCTCACCGAGGGCGGAGTGCTCAACGCGCAGGGCGAGGCCGCCCGGGACATCTACTCGGTGCTCAACTACTCGCCCGACCTCGACAACGCCGAGAACCGTGCCTTCGTCGCGGCGTGGAAGGGGAAGCACGACGGCTCCCCCACGACGTACGCGCTCGCCTCCTACGACGCGGCGGCGGTGCTGGACCGGGCCATCGGGGCCGCTGGGAGCGACCCGACCCCGGAGGCCATCAACAAGGCCATCGGTCAGCTCGGCCAGATCGCCAGTCCGCGCGGCACCTGGCAGTTCTCCACCGCCACGCACTCCCCCGTGCAGAAGTGGTACCTGCGGCAGGTCCGCCAGGACGGTCGGGCGCTGTCCAACACCGTCGTGGGTGACCTCGCGACCATCGGCCGGTGA
- a CDS encoding ABC transporter ATP-binding protein — protein sequence MLCVERLCAGYAGGIVLHEVSLRVPPGSIQAVVGRNGAGKSTLVHTIAGLVRASSGRIEIGGVHVAGRHPHRVAQSGVGLVPQGRRVFSRLTVAEHLVLAAAPWRAATAGGEGWTVARILELLPRLAVRLRHRGCELSGGEQQMLAIARALLGQPRVLLLDEPCEGLAPDLAARVRELIGGLAADGLTVLLVEQQLQHAIEIADRVAVLEYGQVVYDRPTAEARTDPAPLAAMLSVAAVPPPPANRPAPRLWADTP from the coding sequence ATGCTGTGTGTGGAGCGTCTCTGCGCCGGCTACGCCGGCGGAATCGTGCTGCACGAGGTGAGCCTGCGGGTGCCTCCGGGCAGCATCCAGGCGGTGGTCGGTCGCAACGGCGCGGGCAAGAGCACCCTCGTGCACACGATCGCCGGCCTGGTGCGAGCCTCCAGCGGTCGAATCGAGATCGGCGGGGTGCACGTGGCCGGCCGGCACCCCCATCGCGTCGCCCAGTCCGGGGTCGGTCTCGTCCCGCAGGGCCGGCGGGTCTTCTCCCGGTTGACCGTGGCCGAGCATCTCGTCCTGGCGGCCGCACCGTGGCGCGCCGCGACGGCCGGCGGCGAGGGCTGGACGGTGGCCCGGATCCTCGAGCTGCTGCCGAGGCTGGCTGTGCGGCTGCGGCACCGCGGCTGCGAGCTGTCCGGCGGCGAGCAGCAGATGCTCGCGATAGCCCGTGCGCTGCTCGGTCAACCGCGGGTGCTGCTGCTCGACGAACCGTGTGAGGGCCTCGCCCCCGACCTGGCGGCGCGGGTCCGTGAGCTCATCGGTGGCCTGGCCGCCGACGGATTGACCGTGCTGCTCGTCGAGCAGCAGCTCCAGCACGCGATCGAGATCGCGGACCGGGTGGCGGTGCTGGAGTACGGCCAGGTCGTCTATGACCGGCCGACGGCCGAGGCCCGTACGGATCCCGCCCCGCTGGCGGCGATGTTGAGCGTCGCCGCCGTCCCACCGCCCCCGGCCAACAGACCAGCCCCTCGGCTCTGGGCCGACACCCCGTAG